From Caloenas nicobarica isolate bCalNic1 chromosome 18, bCalNic1.hap1, whole genome shotgun sequence, a single genomic window includes:
- the TVP23C gene encoding Golgi apparatus membrane protein TVP23 homolog C: MLRQDSNDDIEDVSLFDADDNISRRSKKSKIRHPVASFFHLFFRVSAIVVYLLCELLTSSFIACMVTIILLLSCDFWAVKNVTGRLMVGLRWWNQVDDDGKSHWVFEARKVSAQGSKTSSEAESRIFWLGLITCPMIWVIFAFSALFSFKVKWLAVVVMGVVLQGANLYGYIRCKVGSRKNLTSMATSYLGKQFLRQAVAKEDQTTS, from the exons ATGCTCCGGCAG GACAGCAATGATGACATCGAGGATGTGTCTCTCTTTGATGCAGATGATAACATATCCAGGAGATCAAAAAAGTCAAAAATAAG GCATCCAGTGGCATCATTTTTCCACTTATTCTTCCGAGTCAGTGCGATAGTTGTCTATCTCCTCTGTGAGCTCTTAACTAGCAGCTTTATTGCCTGCATGGTGACAATTATCCTCCTCTTGTCGTGTGACTTTTGGGCTGTAAAG aATGTCACAGGGCGACTGATGGTTGGTCTTCGTTGGTGGAACCAGGTGGATGATGATGGTAAAAGTCACTGGGTGTTTGAAGCCAGGAAG GTATCGGCACAAGGGAGTAAAACCTCATCAGAAGCAGAGTCCCGAATTTTCTGGTTAGGTCTAATCACCTGTCCAATGATCTGGGTGATATTTGCTTTCAGCgctctcttttctttcaaagtgaAATGGCTG GCAGTGGTTGTGATGGGAGTGGTGCTCCAGGGAGCCAACCTTTATGGTTATATCAGATGTAAAGTTGGGAGCAGAAAGAACCTCACAAGCATGGCGACCAGCTATCTTGGGAAGCAGTTCCTGCGGCAG GCTGTGGCTAAAGAGGACCAAACAACATCCTGA